The proteins below come from a single Drosophila kikkawai strain 14028-0561.14 chromosome 3R, DkikHiC1v2, whole genome shotgun sequence genomic window:
- the ATPsynCF6 gene encoding ATP synthase-coupling factor 6, mitochondrial, with product MLSQSLLSGMRVLRTEARRNIALMAPAMNKASDPIQQLFLDKVREYKQKSSGGKLVDSNPEIEREMKNELDRVAKQFGSDGKTDMLKFPEFSFPDVKVDPITQSAS from the exons ATGCTGTCGCAATCCCTGCTGAGTGGCATGCGTGTGCTGCGCACCGAGGCCCGTCGTAACATCGCCCTCATGGCCCCCGCCATGAACAAGGCCTCCGATCCCATCCAGCAGCTGTTCCTGGACAAAGTGCGCGAGTACAAGCAGAAGAGCTC CGGTGGCAAGCTTGTCGACTCCAATCCCGAGATCGAGCGCGAGATGAAGAACGAGCTGGACCGTGTGGCCAAGCAGTTTGGCAGCGACGGCAAGACCGACATGCTCAAGTTCCCCGAGTTCTCGTTCCCAGACGTCAAGGTCGACCCCATCACGCAGTCCGCCTCTTAA
- the PolE1 gene encoding DNA polymerase epsilon catalytic subunit 1, with protein sequence MADFGKAKVLQNTGKFVSENRTEGDDFFNEAGYRQSRENDKIDSKYGFDRVKDSQERTGYLINMHSNEVLDEDRRLIAALDLFFIQMDGSRFKCTVAYQPYLLVRPEDNMHLEVARFLGRKYSGQISSLEHISKEDLDLPNHLSGLQQQYIKLSFLNQTAMTKVRRELMSAVRRNQERQKSNTYYMQMLATSLAQSSAGSEDAALAKRQQDYLDCIVDIREHDVPYHVRVSIDLRIFCGQWYNIRCRSGVELPTITCRPDILDRPEPVVLAFDIETTKLPLKFPDAQTDQIMMISYMIDGQGYLITNREIISSNVDDFEYTPKPEFEGNFVVFNEENEMQLLQRFFDHIMEVRPHIVVTYNGDFFDWPFVETRAAVYDLDMKQEIGFSKVRDGNYLSRPSIHMDCLCWVKRDSYLPVGSQGLKAVAKAKLRYDPVELDPEDMCRMAVEQPQVLANYSVSDAVATYYLYMKYVHPFIFALNTIIPMEPDEILRKGSGTLCETLLMVEAYHAQIVYPNKHQSELNKLSNEGHVLDSETYVGGHVEALESGVFRADIPCRFRLDPAMIKKLQEQVDAVMRHAIEVEEGIPLEKVLNLDEVRQEIVQGLQGLHDIPNRLEQPVIYHLDVGAMYPNIILTNRLQPSAMVSDLDCAACDFNKPGVRCKRSMDWLWRGEMLPASRNEFQRIQQQLETEKFPPLFPGGPQRAFHELSKEDQAAYEKKRLTDYCRKAYKKTKLTKLETRNSTICQKENSFYVDTVRAFRDRRYEYKGLTKVAKASVNAAVASGDAAEIKAAKGREVLYDSLQLAHKCILNSFYGYVMRRGARWHSMPMAGIVCLTGSNIITKAREIIERVGRPLELDTDGIWCILPGSFPQEFTIQTSHEKKKKINISYPNAVLNTMVKDHFTNDQYHELRKDKEDNQPTYDIREENSIFFEVDGPYLAMVLPAAKEEGKKLKKRYAVFNFDGSLAELKGFEVKRRGELQLIKNFQSSVFEAFLAGSTLEECYASVAKVADYWLDVLYSRGSNLPDSELFELIAENKSMSKKLEEYGAQKSTSISTAKRLAEFLGEQMVKDAGLACKYIISKKPEGAPVTERAIPLAIFQSEPSVRRHHLRRWLKDNTMGDADIRDVLDWNYYIERLGGTIQKIITIPAALQGLANPVPRVQHPDWLHKKMLEKNDVLKQRRINEIFTSRPKPKPMVTEEDKLADMEDLAGRDGGEEASGRPMVTKRKRVQLEDGDEEEQEQPQPTTWRQALGAPPPIGETRKTIVEWVRFQKKKWKWQYDQRQRNRQASKRSRGEDAPVVRPTGSTATLGGFLRRAQRTLLDQPWQILQLVPIDDLGHFTVWALIGEELHRIKLTVPRIFYVNQRSAAPPEEGQLWRKVNRVLPRSRPVFNLYRYSVPEQLFRDNSLGMLADLATPDIEGIYETQMTLEFRALMDMGCICGVQREEARRLAQLATKDLETFSIEQLEQRPQTQVKYLASANHRIRKIYLYQHNTPTAKKEIWSLILMPSKKGYIFALDTVRANQMPNMKQMYTAERLALLKNLTGAAEQEKIPVEDYTFEVLIEVDVKQIYRHIQRALTTYKQEHQGPTMLCLQTALEARKLSLAMPILLEFPQAQIHISDDASLLSGLDWQRQGSRAVIRHFLNLNNVLDLMLDQCRYFHVPIGNMPPDTVLFGADLFFARLLQRHNFVLWWSASTRPDLGGREADDSRLLAEFEESISVVQNKAGFYPDVCVELALDSLAVSALLQSTKIQEMEGASSAITFDVMPQASLEEMIGTVPAATLPSYDETALCSAAFRVMRSMVNGWLREVSINRNIFSDFQIVHFYRWVRSSNALLYDPALRRSLNNLMRKMFLRIIAEFKRLGATIVYADFNRIILSSGKKSVSDALGYVDYIVQSLRNKEMFHSIQLSFEQCWNFMLWMDQANFSGIRGKLPKGIDETVSSIVSTTIRPDQDRNEDDEEDDDEDAENRDPVEIIETEQDQEEELSLELNWTIGEHLPDENECREKFESLITLFMQSLAERKTTEQSIRDLSHCAFDFILKLHKNYGKGKPSPGLELIRTLIKVLSVDKTLAEQINELRRNMLRLVGIGEFSDMAEWTDPCDSHIINEVICKACNHCRDLDLCKDKHRAMKDGVPVWLCAQCYVAYDNEEIEMRMLDALQRKMMSYVLQDLRCARCSEIKRENLAEFCTCAGNFVPLISGKDIQTLLSTFSKVATNHKMQLLQQTVQQALNTPR encoded by the exons ATGGCTGATTTCGGCAAAGCCAAAGTGCTCCAGAACACGGGGAAATTCGTGAGCGAGAACAGAACGGAGGG GGACGACTTCTTCAACGAGGCTGGCTATCGCCAATCTCGGGAAAATGACAAGATCGACTCGAAATATGGCTTCGATCGGGTTAAAGATAGTCAGGAACGGACGGGGTACCTCATCAACATGCATTCG AACGAGGTACTGGATGAGGACAGGCGACTCATTGCCGCCCTGGATCTGTTCTTCATCCAAATGGACGGATCGCGGTTCAAGTGCACTGTGGCGTATCAGCCGTACCTGCTGGTCCGTCCGGAGGACAACATGCACTTGGAGGTGGCCCGTTTTTTGGGTCGCAAGTACTCCGGCCAGATCTCCAGCCTGGAGCACATCAGCAAAGAGGATCTGGACTTGCCCAATCACCTGTCTGgcctgcagcagcagtacATTAAGCTCTCCTTTCTCAACCAGACCGCCATGACCAAGGTGCGCAGGGAACTGATGTCTGCTGTGCGCAGGAACCAGGAGCGTCAGAAGTCCAACACTTACTACATGCAGATGCTGGCCACCTCGCTGGCCCAATCCTCGGCTGGATCCGAGGACGCCGCTCTGGCCAAGCGGCAGCAGGATTACCTGGACTGCATTGTGGACATCCGGGAGCACGATGTGCCCTACCACGTGCGCGTTTCCATTGATCTACGCATCTTCTGCGGCCAGTGGTACAACATCCGATGCAGGAGCGGCGTGGAGTTGCCCACAATCACCTGCCGGCCGGACATCCTGGACAGACCCGAGCCCGTGGTGCTGGCCTTTGATATTGAGACTACGAAGTTGCCGCTAAAGTTTCCCGATGCCCAGACGGATCAGATTATGATGATTTCGTACATGATCGATGGCCAGGGCTACCTGATCACCAACAGGGAGATCATCTCCTCCAATGTGGATGACTTCGAGTACACCCCCAAGCCGGAGTTCGAGGGCAACTTCGTGGTCTTCAACGAGGAGAACGAAATGCAGCTACTGCAGCGCTTCTTCGACCACATCATGGAGGTGCGGCCGCACATCGTGGTCACCTACAACGGCGATTTCTTCGATTGGCCCTTCGTGGAGACGCGAGCCGCTGTCTATGACCTGGACATGAAGCAGGAGATCGGCTTCTCCAAGGTGAGGGATGGAAACTATCTGAGTCGCCCCTCCATTCACATGGACTGCCTGTGCTGGGTGAAACGAGACTCCTATCTGCCCGTCGGTTCCCAAGGCCTGAAGGCAGTGGCCAAGGCGAAGCTGCGCTACGATCCCGTAGAGCTCGATCCGGAGGACATGTGCCGCATGGCGGTGGAGCAGCCCCAGGTGCTGGCCAACTATTCCGTGTCGGATGCCGTGGCCACTTACTATCTGTACATGAAGTACGTGCATCCGTTTATCTTTGCCTTGAATACAATTATCCCCATGGAACCGGACGAGATCCTGCGAAAGGGTTCCGGCACTCTCTGCGAGACTCTGCTGATGGTGGAGGCCTACCACGCCCAGATTGTGTATCCCAACAAGCACCAGAGCGAGCTGAACAAGCTCTCGAACGAGGGCCACGTCCTGGACTCGGAGACGTACGTCGGTGGTCATGTGGAGGCCTTGGAATCGGGCGTCTTTCGTGCTGATATACCCTGTCGATTCCGGCTGGATCCCGCCATGATTAAGAAACTCCAGGAGCAGGTGGATGCCGTCATGCGGCACGCCATCGAAGTGGAGGAGGGTATTCCCCTGGAAAAAGTCCTGAATCTGGATGAGGTGCGACAGGAGATTGTCCAGGGACTGCAGGGTCTGCACGACATACCCAATCGGTTGGAGCAGCCTGTCATCTATCACTTGGATGTGGGTGCCATGTACCCCAACATTATCCTGACCAATCGCCTGCAGCCCTCGGCCATGGTCAGTGACTTGGACTGCGCCGCCTGCGATTTTAATAAGCCGGGAGTTCGCTGCAAGCGTTCCATGGACTGGCTGTGGCGCGGCGAGATGCTGCCCGCCTCGCGTAACGAGTTTCAGCGCATCCAGCAACAGCTGGAGACGGAGAAGTTTCCGCCACTCTTTCCGGGCGGACCACAGCGTGCCTTCCACGAGCTCTCCAAGGAGGATCAGGCGGCGTATGAGAAGAAGCGACTGACGGATTACTGCCGCAAGGCGTACAAGAAAACCAAGCTGACCAAACTGGAGACCCGTAACTCGACCATTTGCCAAAAGGAGAACAGCTTCTACGTGGACACGGTTCGTGCTTTTCGAGATCGGCGCTACGAGTACAAGGGACTCACCAAGGTGGCCAAGGCATCGGTGAATGCGGCTGTGGCATCCGGAGATGCAGCAGAGATCAAGGCCGCCAAGGGCAGGGAAGTGCTTTACGATTCCCTGCAGCTGGCCCACAAGTGCATCCTGAACTCCTTCTACGGCTATGTGATGAGAAGAGGAGCCCGTTGGCACTCCATGCCCATGGCGGGCATCGTGTGCCTCACTGGCTCGAATATCATCACCAAGGCGAGGGAAATTATCGAGCGAGTGGGTCGTCCTCTGGAGCTGGACACAGATGGTATATGGTGTATATTGCCCGGCTCCTTTCCCCAGGAGTTTACCATCCAGACCAGCcacgaaaagaaaaaaaagatcaACATATCCTATCCGAACGCCGTGCTCAATACGATGGTCAAGGATCACTTTACCAACGATCAGTACCATGAGTTGAGAAAGGACAAGGAGGATAACCAACCCACGTATGATATTCGCGAGGAGAACTCCATCTTCTTTGAGGTGGATGGACCTTACCTGGCCATGGTCTTGCCAGCTGCCAAGGAGGAGGGCAAGAAGCTCAAGAAACGATACGCCGTCTTCAACTTTGATGGCTCGTTGGCGGAACTCAAGGGATTTGAGGTGAAGCGACGCGGCGAACTGCAGCTGATCAAGAATTTCCAGAGCTCTGTTTTCGAGGCCTTCCTGGCTGGCAGCACCCTGGAAGAATGCTATGCATCCGTGGCCAAGGTAGCAGATTATTGGCTAGATGTCCTCTACAGCAGGGGATCCAATTTGCCCGACTCGGAGCTCTTCGAACTGATTGCGGAGAACAAGAGCATGTCCAAGAAGCTGGAGGAATATGGAGCACAAAAGAGCACATCCATATCCACGGCCAAGCGATTGGCTGAGTTCCTGGGCGAGCAGATGGTCAAGGATGCCGGCCTGGCCTGCAAGTACATTATATCCAAGAAACCGGAGGGAGCGCCCGTCACTGAGAGAGCCATTCCCTTGGCTATTTTCCAATCGGAGCCGAGTGTGAGGCGACATCACTTGCGCCGCTGGCTCAAGGACAACACCATGGGCGATGCCGACATTCGGGACGTGCTCGATTGGAATTACTATATCGAGAGATTGGGTGGCACCATCCAAAAGATCATCACCATTCCGGCGGCCCTGCAGGGTCTGGCTAATCCTGTGCCCAGGGTACAGCATCCGGATTGGTTGCACAAGAAGATGCTGGAGAAGAACGATGTGCTGAAGCAGCGCCGGATCAACGAGATTTTCACCAGCAGGCCCAAGCCGAAACCCATGGTGACTGAAGAGGATAAGCTGGCGGATATGGAAGATTTGGCTGGCCGAGATGGCGGTGAGGAGGCTTCAGGTCGTCCCATGGTAACCAAGAGGAAGCGCGTTCAGTTGGAGGATGGAGATGAGGAGGAGCAAGAGCAACCGCAACCCACCACTTGGCGACAAGCCTTGGGAGCACCACCACCGATCGGGGAAACGAGGAAAACCATTGTTGAATGGGTGCGCTTCCAGAAGAAGAAGTGGAAGTGGCAATACGATCAACGCCAGCGGAATCGCCAGGCCAGTAAGCGATCTCGCGGCGAGGATGCTCCCGTGGTGCGGCCAACAGGATCAACAGCTACCTTGGGAGGATTCCTGAGACGAGCCCAGCGCACGCTGTTGGACCAACCCTGGCAAATCCTGCAACTGGTGCCCATTGATGATCTTGGCCACTTTACCGTGTGGGCTTTGATAGGCGAAGAACTGCACAGGATAAAGTTGACGGTGCCCAGGATCTTCTATGTGAATCAGCGAAGTGCAGCTCCCCCGGAGGAGGGTCAATTGTGGCGCAAGGTCAACAGAGTTCTACCCCGATCCAGGCCTGTTTTCAATCTCTACCGGTATAGCGTCCCCGAGCAGCTCTTCCGGGACAACTCCCTGGGAATGCTGGCGGATCTGGCCACGCCCGATATCGAGGGCATCTACGAGACTCAGATGACACTAGAGTTTCGGGCCCTCATGGACATGGGCTGCATTTGTGGCGTACAACGGGAGGAGGCACGACGATTGGCCCAACTGGCCACCAAAGATCTGGAGACATTCAGCATCGAGCAGTTGGAGCAGCGCCCCCAGACACAGGTCAAGTACCTGGCGAGTGCCAACCACAGGATACGCAAGATCTACTTGTACCAGCACAACACACCGACGGCCAAGAAGGAGATCTGGTCCCTGATCCTGATGCCCAGCAAGAAGGGTTACATCTTCGCATTGGACACGGTGCGAGCCAATCAGATGCCCAACATGAAGCAGATGTACACGGCGGAGCGTTTGGCCTTGCTCAAGAATCTCACAGGCGCCGCTGAGCAGGAGAAGATTCCCGTGGAGGATTACACCTTTGAGGTTCTGATAGAAGTGGATGTTAAGCAGATTTATCGGCACATTCAGAGGGCTCTGACCACCTACAAGCAGGAACACCAGGGACCCACGATGCTGTGCCTGCAAACGGCGCTGGAGGCGCGCAAACTAAGCCTGGCCATGCCCATCCTACTGGAGTTTCCCCAGGCACAGATCCACATCTCCGATGATGCCAGCTTGCTGTCCGGCCTGGACTGGCAGCGCCAGGGCTCGAGGGCAGTGATCCGTCACTTCCTCAATCTGAATAATGTGCTCGATCTGATGCTAGATCAGTGCCGCTATTTCCACGTACCCATTGGGAACATGCCGCCAGACACGGTGCTGTTCGGAGCGGATCTCTTCTTCGCccggctgctgcagcgtcataACTTTGTGCTCTGGTGGTCGGCGAGTACCAGGCCGGATCTGGGTGGCCGGGAGGCGGATGACAGTCGTCTGTTGGCGGAATTTGAGGAGAGCATCAGTGTAGTGCAGAACAAGGCCGGGTTTTATCCGGATGTGTGCGTAGAGTTGGCCCTGGACAGTCTGGCTGTGAGTGCTCTCCTCCAGTCGACCAAGATCCAGGAGATGGAGGGTGCCTCCTCGGCGATTACCTTTGATGTGATGCCACAAGCCTCACTTGAGGAGATGATTGGCACTGTTCCGGCTGCCACACTTCCGAGCTACGATGAAACGGCCCTCTGCTCGGCTGCCTTTCGCGTGATGCGCTCCATGGTGAATGGCTGGTTGAGAGAGGTGTCCATCAATAGAAATATCTTCTCGGACTTTCAGATCGTCCACTTCTACCGCTGGGTGCGCTCCAGCAACGCCCTGCTGTACGATCCGGCGCTAAGGAGATCCCTGAACAATCTGATGAGAAAGATGTTCCTGCGCATTATTGCCGAGTTCAAGAGACTGGGCGCTACCATTGTCTATGCGGACTTCAACAGGATCATTCTCAGCTCCGGCAAGAAGTCCGTCTCGGATGCCCTCGGGTATGTGGACTACATTGTGCAGAGCCTGAGGAACAAGGAGATGTTCCACTCCATTCAGCTGAGCTTCGAACAGTGCTGGAACTTCATGCTCTGGATGGACCAAGCCAATTTCTCAGGAATCAGAGGAAAGCTGCCCAAGGGAATCGATGAGACAGTTTCCTCCATTGTGTCCACGACAATTCGTCCTGATCAGGATCGAAACGAGGACGAtgaggaggatgatgatgaagatgCGGAAAACAGGGATCCGGTGGAGATAATCGAAACCGAACAGgatcaggaggaggagctctCCCTGGAGCTGAACTGGACCATTGGCGAGCATTTGCCCGATGAAAACGAGTGCCGCGAGAAGTTCGAGTCGCTCATTACGCTCTTTATGCAGTCCCTGGCCGAGAGGAAGACCACTGAGCAGTCCATCCGTGACCTGTCCCACTGCGCCTTTGACTTCATCCTAAAGCTGCACAAAAACTACGGCAAGGGCAAGCCCAGTCCGGGCCTGGAGCTCATCCGCACGCTGATCAAGGTGCTCAGTGTGGACAAGACCCTGGCGGAGCAGATTAACGAGTTGCGCCGGAATATGCTGAGGCTGGTCGGTATCGGCGAGTTTTCGGACATGGCCGAGTGGACGGATCCCTGCGACAGTCACATCATCAACGAGGTCATCTGCAAGGCCTGCAATCATTGCAGGGATCTAGATCTCTGCAAGGACAAGCATCGGGCCATGAAGGATGGAGT ACCCGTCTGGCTTTGTGCCCAATGCTATGTGGCCTATGACAACGAGGAGATCGAGATGCGTATGTTGGACGCCCTGCAGCGCAAGATGATGTCCTATGTGCTCCAGGATCTGCGGTGCGCCCGCTGCAGTGAGATTAAACGCGAAAATCTGGCCGAGTTTTGCACCTGTGCCGGCAATTTTGTGCCCCTTATTAGCGGCAAGGACATACAGACCCTGCTGAGTACATTCAGCAAGGTGGCCACCAATCACAAGATGCAGCTGCTCCAGCAGACAGTTCAACAGGCACTGAACACGCCGCGCTAG